From the genome of Pelagicoccus sp. SDUM812003, one region includes:
- a CDS encoding family 16 glycoside hydrolase, giving the protein MNSFTRHAYAFFSILVLPAMQSFAQASLDYLEPTEGWQTAAAIELSSDGEHLVGSGSGDILYTNGEHGDAGWLATRHHYGDAIVSLDFMVPKGSKAGLYLLGRYEIKLSSSESDEPGDATAGAIGGGFDRNRDQAFAAVPPLVNASRPDGEWQTLSLRFRTLRFDEAQNKIDPAFLIDATLNGELVQQYQTIPYYTEGSMQNWEQASYPYAIRGANGPIAIRNFQIHHADFETVSVPNETAGETNVSQLVDHVATGEKTFKELGCIECHTTKKFDSSLKTGPNLYGLFKRAPRKREVEESGSGNRYFIDADLTYLIHSIRNPASELAVAESEPKTGQTYLPVMPPYSEELLGPTKASAIYSYLATLNDPGEEGPAQLLVTQTGPAQYDPLLDPMLILVDQRTRIQRGSMPGLSGRSIHVALPNAVNFSFDPRTLGIERIWQGGFLNAEGEWKNRGGDGFEPGFQSKEIELGDAGALIAPLLPSGKPADFSFKEAVFHDWETIDASLRSEEDHLDNVASVDAQFLGYTLDSTTPSASPTFNYRVGSNRISLRFEVDSEGTTTIEVSGNLPDEQRFALNTEALKDIKAETGRLDDNATWIVPPLSDSQAILRASLALSSSAWKPEPSAFDHLTQDLEIEPTEAELPPGYRSEQYLPPKDPFGRDLLFEATGIDVAPDGTIVVATRTSGIWRIVNGKWRLFAEGLFDSLGVVVEDQSGLQLVVGQKPELTRVTDLDGDGLADRFETLADQFSYHSNYHSYMHGPAQDKEGNYYFNLNLLHADDAIYKARGLYMGTSGGFSGWTIKVTPEGEFIPWANGLRSPAGLAFAPDGRLWYSENQGEFVGTSKLFVLNEGEFYGHPSGLVDLPGMQPDSPQIQWEAVAKDRIPAVVLFPHNHVANSPGNPAWDTTGGGFGPFAGQLFIGDQTQSKLFRVVTETVNNSEVGAVIPFAAELQSGIMRPVFLPDGSLLIGQTGRGWQARGGKVASLQRIVWDGETTPIDIQTVSQADEAFSIAFTKPISSSVSEESIRDSIAINSWTYRDAPDYGSPELDPVQEQIASLEISEDRKTIRIELTPQSYQSIENQTARVYHVEIRSDTLFESASPDTLECWITAD; this is encoded by the coding sequence ATGAACTCGTTCACACGCCACGCCTACGCCTTTTTCTCAATTCTCGTCCTGCCCGCGATGCAAAGCTTCGCCCAGGCCAGCCTGGACTACCTCGAGCCTACCGAGGGCTGGCAAACCGCCGCCGCCATCGAGCTCTCGTCCGATGGAGAGCATCTCGTGGGAAGTGGATCCGGAGACATCCTCTATACCAATGGAGAACATGGCGACGCAGGCTGGCTGGCCACCCGCCACCACTATGGAGACGCCATTGTCAGCCTGGATTTCATGGTTCCCAAAGGCTCGAAAGCGGGCCTCTACCTGCTGGGACGCTACGAGATCAAGCTGTCTAGCAGCGAGAGCGACGAGCCGGGCGACGCCACCGCAGGAGCCATCGGAGGCGGCTTCGATCGCAACCGCGATCAAGCCTTCGCAGCGGTTCCGCCACTTGTAAACGCCTCCCGTCCGGATGGCGAATGGCAAACGCTTTCCTTGCGCTTTCGCACCCTGCGGTTCGACGAGGCGCAAAACAAGATCGACCCGGCCTTTCTCATCGACGCGACCCTCAACGGCGAGCTCGTGCAGCAGTATCAAACGATCCCATACTACACCGAAGGATCGATGCAAAACTGGGAACAAGCCAGCTATCCGTACGCGATCCGAGGAGCAAACGGTCCCATCGCCATTCGCAACTTCCAGATTCATCACGCGGACTTCGAAACCGTCTCCGTGCCGAACGAGACCGCGGGCGAAACCAATGTCTCCCAATTGGTCGACCACGTAGCGACGGGCGAAAAGACCTTTAAGGAGCTTGGCTGCATCGAGTGCCACACGACGAAGAAATTCGATTCCTCGCTGAAAACCGGGCCCAATCTCTACGGGCTTTTCAAGCGCGCCCCACGCAAGCGCGAAGTCGAGGAATCAGGCAGCGGCAACCGCTACTTTATCGACGCCGACCTCACCTACCTGATTCACAGCATCCGCAACCCCGCAAGCGAGCTCGCAGTCGCCGAATCCGAACCGAAGACGGGTCAGACCTACCTGCCGGTCATGCCGCCCTATAGCGAAGAGCTCCTTGGACCGACCAAAGCGAGCGCCATCTACAGCTATCTTGCCACGCTCAACGACCCCGGAGAAGAAGGCCCAGCTCAGCTTCTGGTCACGCAGACCGGTCCGGCCCAGTACGACCCCCTGCTCGATCCGATGCTGATCCTGGTCGACCAGCGAACCCGCATCCAGCGCGGTTCGATGCCGGGGCTTTCTGGCAGATCCATTCACGTGGCCTTGCCAAACGCCGTCAACTTCAGCTTCGACCCCCGCACCCTCGGCATCGAGAGAATCTGGCAAGGCGGATTCCTCAACGCGGAGGGAGAATGGAAAAACCGTGGCGGCGACGGCTTCGAGCCCGGATTTCAAAGCAAGGAAATCGAGTTGGGCGACGCCGGGGCCCTCATCGCTCCCTTGCTTCCCAGCGGAAAACCGGCCGACTTTTCCTTCAAGGAGGCCGTCTTCCATGATTGGGAAACCATCGACGCCTCCCTGCGCAGCGAAGAGGACCACCTCGACAACGTGGCCAGCGTAGACGCTCAGTTTCTTGGATACACCCTGGATTCCACGACGCCTTCCGCGTCTCCGACTTTCAACTACAGAGTCGGAAGCAACAGAATCTCCCTTCGCTTCGAAGTCGATTCCGAGGGAACCACCACCATCGAAGTTTCGGGCAATCTGCCCGACGAACAGCGCTTCGCTCTCAACACCGAAGCTTTGAAGGATATCAAAGCGGAAACGGGACGCCTCGACGACAATGCCACCTGGATCGTGCCGCCTTTGTCCGATTCCCAAGCGATCCTTCGAGCAAGCCTTGCCCTTTCCTCTTCCGCGTGGAAGCCCGAACCCAGCGCCTTCGACCACTTGACGCAAGACCTCGAAATCGAGCCGACCGAGGCCGAGCTGCCTCCTGGATATCGCTCCGAACAATACCTTCCGCCTAAAGATCCCTTCGGTCGCGATCTGCTTTTCGAGGCTACCGGCATCGATGTGGCTCCGGATGGCACCATCGTGGTCGCCACCCGGACCTCTGGCATCTGGCGCATCGTGAACGGGAAGTGGCGCCTCTTCGCCGAAGGGCTTTTCGACAGCCTCGGCGTGGTGGTGGAAGATCAAAGCGGACTGCAGCTCGTGGTGGGACAGAAACCGGAACTGACCCGCGTGACCGATCTGGACGGAGATGGCCTCGCCGACCGGTTCGAGACGCTCGCCGACCAGTTCAGCTATCACAGCAACTACCATTCGTACATGCATGGCCCCGCGCAGGACAAGGAAGGGAACTACTACTTCAACCTGAACCTGCTGCACGCCGACGATGCCATCTACAAGGCTCGCGGCTTGTACATGGGGACCAGTGGGGGATTCAGCGGTTGGACCATCAAAGTGACGCCCGAGGGCGAGTTCATCCCTTGGGCAAACGGCTTGCGCAGTCCCGCGGGCTTGGCCTTCGCCCCAGATGGTCGCTTGTGGTATTCAGAAAACCAGGGCGAATTCGTGGGAACCTCCAAACTCTTCGTTTTGAACGAAGGAGAATTCTATGGTCACCCCTCCGGTCTGGTCGACCTTCCCGGCATGCAGCCCGACTCTCCGCAAATCCAATGGGAAGCCGTAGCGAAAGATCGGATACCAGCAGTGGTCCTTTTCCCGCACAATCACGTGGCGAACTCGCCTGGAAATCCGGCGTGGGACACCACAGGTGGCGGCTTCGGCCCCTTCGCGGGCCAACTTTTCATCGGAGACCAGACTCAGTCCAAGCTCTTCCGCGTCGTCACCGAAACAGTGAACAACAGCGAAGTCGGCGCCGTCATTCCTTTCGCTGCCGAGCTCCAGTCCGGCATCATGCGTCCCGTCTTTCTACCTGACGGCAGCTTGCTAATCGGACAAACGGGCCGAGGTTGGCAGGCCCGCGGCGGAAAGGTCGCTAGCTTGCAACGCATCGTTTGGGACGGAGAAACGACGCCAATCGATATTCAGACCGTCTCCCAAGCCGACGAGGCTTTCTCCATCGCCTTCACCAAACCGATCTCATCCAGCGTATCAGAGGAGTCGATACGCGATTCGATAGCGATCAATTCATGGACCTACCGTGACGCCCCGGACTACGGCTCGCCAGAGCTGGATCCGGTGCAGGAGCAAATCGCATCGCTCGAAATCAGCGAAGATCGGAAAACCATTCGAATCGAACTGACCCCGCAATCCTACCAGAGCATCGAAAACCAGACGGCGCGGGTCTACCATGTGGAAATTCGGTCCGACACCCTCTTCGAGAGCGCTTCGCCCGACACGCTGGAGTGCTGGATCACCGCCGACTGA
- a CDS encoding VPDSG-CTERM sorting domain-containing protein, producing MNTLKPLATLAFFLSAMVSASGLTFTDVDLDGRDGEPDYLYVEKRGQKQSTWSSTFDLLAAGYDPLKMELVRATVFFAFADDWFHDGAEKATIEVGGKTLWRKQEVDGLWLFPIVGYDWYSATLDGELLADLQDGSIGYSVVATNGDFFFKEAKLVAHGEVSVPDTGLTGAMLGLGLAILFVLKKQMRSAKGD from the coding sequence ATGAACACGTTAAAACCGCTTGCCACTCTCGCCTTCTTTCTTTCCGCCATGGTTTCCGCCAGCGGTCTGACGTTTACCGATGTCGATCTCGATGGCCGCGACGGCGAGCCCGACTATCTCTACGTGGAGAAACGAGGGCAGAAGCAGTCCACCTGGAGCTCGACCTTCGATCTGCTCGCTGCCGGGTACGACCCGCTGAAGATGGAGCTCGTCAGGGCGACGGTCTTTTTTGCCTTCGCGGACGACTGGTTTCACGATGGTGCGGAAAAGGCGACCATCGAAGTCGGCGGCAAAACGCTTTGGAGAAAGCAGGAAGTCGACGGCTTGTGGCTGTTTCCCATCGTCGGGTACGATTGGTATTCGGCGACGCTCGACGGCGAGCTGCTGGCCGACCTGCAGGATGGCAGCATCGGCTATTCCGTGGTGGCTACGAATGGCGACTTCTTTTTCAAGGAGGCCAAGCTGGTCGCTCATGGCGAAGTCAGCGTTCCCGATACGGGGCTCACCGGGGCGATGCTCGGGCTGGGGCTTGCCATCCTGTTCGTGCTGAAAAAGCAGATGCGCTCGGCGAAGGGCGACTAG
- a CDS encoding NAD(P)-dependent oxidoreductase gives MPSKRIIVTGGSGKAGHWIVKHLIEEGYEVVNVDSRQPSEPLCRTIIADLTDMGQVITSFSAFNTGSREPYAGVIHMAAIPRAHETPNNEVFRVNSMSTYNVLEGCAILGIQKAVIASSESSYGICFATDFFEPQYLPVDEAHPQLPEDSYGLSKIVNEATAATFHRRTGMQVVSLRIGNILCPEDHAGVIASFDHPEYRQRVLWSYIDSRDLAIACRLGIEKDDLGCEAVILAADDISNDRDTMDLVKEYLPGVSEFKREITGRQTLMANDRAKELLGWRQRHFLEF, from the coding sequence ATGCCAAGCAAACGTATCATCGTCACCGGAGGTTCCGGCAAAGCCGGACACTGGATCGTCAAACACCTGATCGAAGAGGGCTACGAAGTGGTAAACGTGGACTCGCGCCAGCCCAGCGAGCCGCTCTGCCGCACCATCATCGCCGACCTCACCGACATGGGTCAGGTCATCACTTCCTTCTCCGCCTTCAACACCGGGAGCCGAGAGCCCTACGCTGGCGTCATACACATGGCGGCCATCCCCCGAGCCCACGAAACGCCAAACAACGAGGTCTTCCGGGTGAACTCCATGAGCACCTACAACGTGCTGGAAGGCTGCGCCATCTTGGGAATCCAGAAAGCGGTCATCGCCTCCAGCGAATCCTCTTACGGCATCTGTTTCGCCACCGACTTCTTCGAGCCGCAGTACCTGCCGGTGGACGAAGCCCACCCGCAACTCCCGGAAGACAGCTACGGTCTCTCGAAGATCGTCAACGAAGCCACGGCCGCCACTTTCCATCGCCGCACCGGCATGCAGGTGGTTTCCTTGCGCATCGGCAACATTCTCTGCCCGGAGGACCACGCCGGAGTCATCGCCAGCTTCGACCATCCGGAATATCGTCAGCGGGTGCTTTGGTCCTACATCGACTCGCGGGATCTGGCGATCGCCTGCCGCCTAGGCATCGAAAAGGACGACCTCGGCTGCGAGGCGGTCATCCTCGCCGCAGACGACATTTCCAACGATCGCGACACCATGGACCTGGTGAAGGAATACCTGCCTGGCGTGAGCGAGTTCAAACGCGAGATCACTGGACGCCAAACGCTCATGGCCAACGATCGAGCCAAGGAGCTGCTTGGTTGGCGACAGCGACACTTTCTCGAGTTCTAG
- a CDS encoding DUF5069 domain-containing protein, with translation MSTETKNKVAALAKDLSKDFPRSPRTTLGGYVVAARALDKCRAVLAGTNDEYHFNCPLDNFFFDFTGIDGEVFKEFVATGADDDAVAAWIQENSKVEDKREIIAWNNKMRGLRPSEMPIELQEFLEGYIPEFIPANKIVYVWFDVYDIEEKRI, from the coding sequence CTGAGCAAGGACTTTCCCCGCAGCCCGCGTACCACGCTTGGAGGATACGTAGTGGCCGCTCGCGCCCTCGACAAGTGCCGCGCCGTGCTAGCGGGAACCAATGACGAGTACCACTTCAATTGCCCGCTGGACAACTTCTTCTTCGACTTCACCGGCATCGACGGCGAGGTCTTCAAGGAGTTCGTAGCCACCGGGGCCGACGACGATGCGGTCGCCGCATGGATACAGGAAAACTCCAAAGTGGAGGACAAGCGCGAGATCATCGCCTGGAACAACAAGATGCGCGGTCTCCGCCCCAGCGAGATGCCGATCGAGCTGCAGGAGTTTCTCGAAGGCTACATCCCCGAGTTCATCCCTGCCAACAAGATCGTCTACGTCTGGTTCGACGTCTACGATATCGAAGAAAAGCGCATCTAA